A region from the Mesorhizobium sp. J8 genome encodes:
- a CDS encoding M16 family metallopeptidase, translated as MSMVLSLTSTFPSSTRGEGGRIYRACVTLCFALFFLLLPALAHAEMNIQEVKSKKGVTAWLVEDHSIPLIAIRFVFDGGTAQDPAGKEGLVNLMTGLFDEGAGDLDSEAFQLKLDDAGAEMSFQAARDGTYGSMRMLSDQKDEAFGLLKLAVNSPRFDQAPIDRIRAQILSGILANERDPNTIGQQRWLRAIYGQHPYARPDEGNKDSLATITADDLRAFHKANFARGGLHVTVVGDIDAATLSSKLDEVFGDLPDRQTLAPVADIKPRLGQQLEVNYDLPQTSLQLAWPGVKRSDPDFYAAVLMNEILGGSTFTSRLYEQVREKRGLAYSVSSDLVDHEHSNALLVTTATRSDRAAQTLVIVRQVVKDMAENGPTEEELAATKKYMIGAYAINNLDSSSSIAATLVELQLDHLGTDYIKRRAALINAVTLADVKAVARKLLSADPAVMVIGPPLVQVAGGGKG; from the coding sequence ATGAGCATGGTTCTTAGCCTCACGAGCACCTTTCCTTCTTCCACAAGGGGGGAAGGAGGGCGCATTTATCGCGCCTGCGTCACCCTTTGCTTCGCCCTGTTCTTCCTTTTGCTGCCGGCGCTTGCGCATGCCGAGATGAACATCCAGGAGGTGAAGTCGAAGAAGGGCGTCACCGCCTGGCTGGTGGAAGACCATTCGATCCCGCTGATTGCGATCCGTTTCGTCTTCGACGGCGGCACGGCGCAGGATCCTGCCGGCAAGGAAGGCCTGGTCAACCTGATGACCGGACTGTTCGACGAGGGGGCCGGCGACCTCGACAGCGAAGCCTTCCAACTGAAGCTCGACGATGCCGGCGCCGAGATGAGTTTCCAGGCGGCGCGCGATGGCACCTATGGCTCGATGCGCATGCTGTCGGACCAGAAGGACGAGGCTTTTGGCCTGCTGAAGCTGGCGGTCAACAGCCCGCGCTTCGACCAGGCGCCGATCGACCGCATCCGCGCCCAGATACTCTCCGGCATCCTCGCCAATGAGCGGGACCCCAACACGATCGGCCAGCAGCGCTGGCTGCGCGCGATCTATGGCCAGCATCCCTACGCGCGGCCGGACGAGGGCAACAAGGACAGCCTCGCCACCATCACCGCCGACGACCTCAGGGCCTTCCACAAGGCGAATTTCGCCCGGGGCGGCCTGCATGTGACGGTGGTGGGCGATATCGACGCTGCCACGTTGAGCAGCAAGCTTGACGAGGTGTTCGGCGACCTGCCTGACAGGCAGACGTTGGCGCCGGTTGCCGACATCAAGCCCAGGCTCGGCCAGCAGCTCGAAGTGAATTACGACTTGCCGCAGACCTCCCTGCAGCTTGCCTGGCCGGGCGTGAAGCGCAGCGATCCCGATTTCTACGCCGCCGTGCTGATGAACGAGATTCTCGGCGGCTCGACATTCACATCGCGGCTTTACGAGCAGGTGCGCGAGAAGCGCGGCCTTGCCTATAGCGTCAGCTCCGATCTCGTCGATCACGAGCATTCCAACGCGCTGCTGGTGACGACGGCGACGCGTTCCGACCGCGCGGCCCAAACGCTTGTCATCGTACGCCAGGTGGTGAAGGACATGGCCGAAAACGGCCCCACCGAGGAGGAGCTCGCGGCGACCAAGAAATACATGATCGGCGCCTACGCCATCAACAATCTGGATTCCTCAAGCTCCATCGCTGCGACCCTGGTGGAGCTGCAGCTCGATCATCTCGGCACCGATTACATCAAGCGGCGCGCGGCTCTCATCAACGCGGTGACGCTGGCCGACGTCAAGGCGGTGGCAAGGAAGCTTCTGTCGGCCGACCCCGCCGTTATGGTCATCGGCCCGCCGCTGGTGCAGGTGGCCGGAGGCGGCAAGGGATGA
- a CDS encoding M16 family metallopeptidase yields the protein MTPTGIGLRAALVAGTLALAAAAPARATDDGAVKDFLLENGMEVVVIPDHRAPIVTHMVWYKIGSADEPPGKSGIAHFFEHLMFKATTTHAAGEFDRAVAEIGGSNNAFTSYDYTAFHETVPPSALEEMMGFEADRMRNLILTDDVIKTERDVILEERRSRIDSNPQAVLDEEVDATLWQNQPYRIPVIGWMQEMEQLNRPDAKAFYDAYYRPNNAVLVVAGDIDPDAVKAMAERTYGKVARGPDLRPRIRPVEPEQNTKRTVTLTDARVSVPNFSTQWVVPSYHTARPGEAEALDLLAEILGGDNRSRLYQQLVVKQGIASEAGAYFQGTMLDATNFTVYGAPRGDARLADVEAAVDAEIARIVKDGVSDDELERAKTRYVRSMIFARDKQDDMANMYGSTLATGGNVKDVQEWPDRIRKVTADEVKAVAARYLVLDRSTTGYLLPQQQAGN from the coding sequence ATGACACCAACGGGGATTGGGCTGCGAGCGGCGCTTGTTGCCGGAACGCTGGCGCTCGCGGCGGCTGCTCCCGCCCGCGCGACCGACGACGGCGCAGTCAAGGATTTCCTGCTCGAGAACGGCATGGAAGTGGTCGTCATCCCGGATCATCGCGCCCCGATCGTCACGCACATGGTCTGGTACAAGATCGGCAGCGCCGACGAGCCGCCCGGCAAATCCGGCATCGCGCATTTCTTCGAGCACCTGATGTTCAAGGCCACGACCACCCATGCCGCGGGCGAGTTCGACCGCGCCGTGGCCGAGATCGGCGGCTCCAACAATGCCTTCACCTCCTACGACTACACGGCCTTCCACGAAACGGTGCCGCCTTCCGCCCTCGAAGAGATGATGGGCTTCGAGGCCGATCGCATGCGCAACCTCATCCTGACCGACGATGTCATCAAGACCGAGCGCGACGTGATCCTGGAGGAGCGCCGCTCGCGCATCGACAGCAATCCGCAGGCGGTGCTCGACGAGGAGGTCGACGCGACGCTCTGGCAGAACCAGCCATACCGCATTCCGGTGATCGGCTGGATGCAGGAGATGGAACAGCTGAACCGTCCGGACGCGAAAGCCTTCTACGACGCCTATTACCGGCCGAACAACGCCGTTCTGGTGGTGGCGGGCGACATCGATCCCGACGCGGTGAAGGCGATGGCTGAAAGGACCTACGGCAAGGTCGCCCGCGGCCCGGACCTCAGGCCGCGCATCCGCCCCGTGGAGCCCGAGCAGAACACGAAGCGCACGGTGACGCTGACCGACGCGCGCGTCTCGGTGCCGAATTTTTCGACGCAATGGGTCGTGCCGTCCTACCATACGGCCAGGCCCGGCGAAGCCGAGGCGCTCGACCTGCTTGCCGAGATCCTCGGCGGCGACAACCGCAGCAGGTTGTACCAGCAGCTCGTCGTCAAGCAGGGCATCGCTTCCGAGGCCGGCGCCTATTTCCAGGGCACCATGCTCGACGCCACAAACTTCACCGTCTATGGCGCGCCGCGCGGCGACGCCAGGCTTGCCGATGTCGAAGCGGCGGTCGATGCCGAGATCGCCCGCATCGTCAAGGACGGCGTGAGCGACGACGAGCTGGAGCGGGCCAAGACGCGCTATGTGCGCTCCATGATCTTCGCGCGCGACAAGCAGGACGACATGGCCAACATGTATGGCTCCACGCTTGCCACCGGCGGCAATGTCAAGGACGTCCAGGAATGGCCGGATCGCATCCGCAAGGTGACCGCCGATGAGGTCAAGGCGGTCGCCGCCCGTTATCTTGTGCTCGATCGCTCCACCACCGGCTACCTCTTGCCGCAGCAGCAGGCGGGGAATTGA
- the rsmD gene encoding 16S rRNA (guanine(966)-N(2))-methyltransferase RsmD: MRIVGGEFRGRPLATPKSNAIRPTTDRTREAVFNVLAHRYAEKLEGGRVLDLFAGTGALGLEALSRDASYCVFIEESTEGRGLIRENVEAYGLTGRTKIFRRDATHLGEAGTISPFGLVFADPPYGKGLGERALRSAKAGGWLLPGALCVVEEAASAPFEPGVGFSVIDERNYGETVIRFIEAN; this comes from the coding sequence ATGCGGATCGTCGGCGGTGAGTTCCGCGGGCGTCCGCTGGCGACGCCGAAAAGCAATGCCATCCGCCCGACGACCGACCGCACCCGCGAGGCGGTGTTCAATGTCCTGGCGCATCGCTACGCGGAAAAACTCGAAGGCGGCCGTGTGCTCGACCTCTTCGCCGGCACTGGCGCGCTCGGGCTTGAGGCGCTGTCGCGCGACGCGTCCTACTGCGTCTTCATCGAGGAATCGACCGAGGGGCGAGGCCTGATCCGCGAGAATGTCGAGGCCTATGGCCTCACCGGTCGCACCAAGATCTTCCGCCGCGACGCCACGCATCTCGGCGAAGCGGGCACCATCTCGCCCTTCGGACTGGTCTTTGCCGATCCGCCCTACGGCAAGGGGCTCGGCGAGCGCGCGCTGCGCTCGGCTAAGGCCGGCGGCTGGCTTCTGCCCGGCGCGCTCTGCGTCGTCGAGGAGGCTGCCTCGGCGCCGTTCGAGCCGGGCGTCGGTTTTTCGGTGATCGACGAGCGCAATTACGGCGAAACGGTCATTCGCTTCATCGAGGCCAACTAG